atagtatttgtttacattgtgatacttttacttaagtaaagaatctGACTTCCACCACTGTGCGCAGAGTAAGCAGCAACATAAGTCTGTCAGTCTGTTCACCATTTGGTcatactgtattgatttttgttATGTGCCATGTACAGCACATTAAAGGTATAGGTTCACTTTTTTAAGTCGGTCTTAATAAAACAGTCACATGTCCATATGTGCATTGAAAGAGTTGGTGAAATCATTCCCCCTGTCCATACTGGTTTAAAGAGATCCCTTAACATGATTTCAACTTGATATGAATGTAAGTTATGAGGCATAAAATCCACAGTCCTCATCCtgtgtaaaaatgacaataactgACAGATACAGTTCAGCTGAAACATGGGAAATGTCATGCtaaatctttttatttctgCACAGAATGAGGACTGGATTTTGTCCCCTATCACTTACTGTACATTGGAAGCACATTAAGAGGGGGTCTCTTGGACAGtatgaacaggaggaatgattacagcaaGAAAAATCTGTTTCAGTGTTCACATATACATAagaagagggaaaagaaaatatgagCACCTGACTATTGTTTAAAGACATACTTGAAAAAAGGGAACCTATGCTTTAATTATATAGatgttaaaacaaaacatttttaataatgtttattgGCTCAATTCTCTAAAATATAGAGGAGCTCACATGCACCCAACAAAAGCAGATAAGCAAGTACTGCAGCAATTCATGACTGGATTTTTAACTCAGGAGGAGTAGATTTTAGGAATTTTCAACAAGGTTATCAAACATTTTGTGGAAAGATCATACCATAAATAATCATAAATTAGAGTATTTTTTCTATATCTTTAAAAATGTCTCGAAGGGATCTTTAAATGTTATGTATTTAATCATACTGCCACAACAATCTTGTTTTGTTGAAAATTTGTGACAATTTGGGCAGTGGTGCAGCTGGGGGCTGTAACTGTGACAGAGGTCgatgagggaggagggaggagggatgagggaggagggagggccAGGATGGGAAGTGTGTGTCCAGCAGCATTTATAAACATGGCCCCTTTACACACCTAAGGGTCATTGTTTACATCCATCCATACATGCCTGTATGTTTCTGCACACTGACAGTGTGGCAGAGCTGTggaagacagagaaacaaacaTCACCACTGGTTGTTTTTCCACTTCTGCTCAACAGGGTTCACCTTGAGGCCTCAGCACTTGCTCTGCAGAGAAGATCACATCTGAACGGAAACCTTGTGGATTTTAGCAAAAACAATTCCTATTTGATCGTCCAAAACCAGCTGCAACCATTTCTCCCCCAGCAGTCATGTACAGCTCCAGCTACTCCCAGGCCAAGTTTGGCCTGGAGGCAAAAGTGCCTATGCACAAGCCCAAAGGGAAGAGCTGCGGCTACTACATGAGGATCGTCTTCTTCTTTTGCTCTCTGATCCAGTCTCTGATCATCGTCAGCCTGGTGCTCTTCCTCATCTATGGACAGCCGGAGAAGTCTGCAGAGGAAAAGAGGGTCCAGGTCAGTGATATCTACTAAAGGTCTCCCTCCATCTAAATGTCTTAAGACATAAAATGCTTTGCTTTGAATCATAATTTGTGTATAATATAATTTCACCACAAAACAAGTGAAGTAACAATaagcaaaaaaaatttttagtGGAAGTGGACTTGAAGAGACGGATGGAATTCTACAGAAGCTTTTTAATCATCACTCACCTGTTATGTTTCTGACACGTTATCATattaatgtatgtatataatcTGTTCAGAGCTGTAAAATACAGTGATGCTGAGTGCTCTAATTGTTATTCTAAAGGAGCTGGAGCTGAACTTCAACAGGGTGAGTGAGAACAATATCCAGCTGAGAAAGGAGAAAGGCGAGCTGGGAGCTCAGCTGGGAGCTCGCACAGCTGAGAAAGCTGCTCTGGAGTCCGAGTTGGCAAAGCTGAAGACTGAAGCCAACAACACAGAACATacgctgaaaaataaattagtAAGTAGAGGACTTGATTAATACTGTGTTAAGAAAAGCGGTTGCTGCAGTAGTTTTTAACATCTCTTCATCCTCTTTGAAAAGTTATTTTTACAAGAACAAAATGAAGGTTAAAAGTTAAGTCTTTCCAATGTGCAAAACTATACAACATGATTATTTCTGAAGGCATTGTTCTAGTTTTCCTATGTAATGGGGTAGAAGTATAACTtagcataaaatgaaaatacttgtACCTCAGATTGCATGAATTCAGTAGTTGAGTAAATAAAGTTACATTTCACCACTTTGGTCAccatgttaataaaataaaacttacaAATGATTCATCATCctgtatataattattataatttcatttatagACTATCTGTGAGAGTAAGGTGAGCATGATGATGCGTCGCTCCACCCTTGCAATCCAGCCCCCTCCTGTGGCCACTACTACCAGTATGTGCTCCATACTTTTTGGGAAATTTAGTCtaataatgtttaaatattGTGAAAAATTATTCTGTTGCTGAACATTCACTGCATCAGAAATTTGGGCAATAATGAAtgtatgtgtataataatatataaatgtacagtaaaattaaagtctttgtggtatatatatatatatatatatatataaataatagttTTCAGTTAAGTAAAAAGAATATGGGTACCACTTCCCAATGAGGCACCCTTTATACAGGGTTTAAATGTTTTAGTAAATGGCTTTattaatggttaataaataTGTTACTAATACATGGGGTCAGGTCacaggggcagcagctccagcaggggacccccaaacttccctttcccgagctaCATTTAgtaaaactaaactaactaaaTGATGGTTTAGTTGAGTGTTATAATAATTACTTATTAACATTTATACCAGTAGACTTAGTGGCTTTTTACAAAGTAAGAAtctgattagttgattaatgaTTTCACTATTAGTAATTGCCAGATTGTTCACGTCCTTGGAACCCAaacattcttttttattaatgtcTAATAACTGATCTATAAAGTATTACTACATGATTTAAACATTAGCAACACCATTAGTTAAACTTTGTAAAGGGTGACTTATTAGCTACCAGAATATTAATAAACACGAAAAATGCCATTGCTACTAAAAGTATTACTGTCTATTTAAATTGTCCTACGGTTTCCCACTGACCTCTCCAGATGAAATGAATTCTTTGAAGACCCTCAACGCTCGGCAGAAAGCTATGATAAACCTCATCGAGTCAAATTTCACCCAGATGGTTCAGTACCTGAGCCAGGAGAGAGACAAAGCCCTCAGAGAGCAAGACACCCACCAGCAGGATGCCATCACCCTGCGCAGGGAGAACAGGGAGCTGAAGGAGCAGCTCACCACCTACACCAGGTACTGTCCGTCTGCTCCTTGAGAGTACCTACAGGTATTAAGAGTAAACTCATtaaagtttttgtttgtttttcttttcaggaAGTGCAAAGAGGACTTTGCTCACTCTTTGGATGGGATCAAAACGGTGACCAGTGAATTCCTGAACAAGATCAACAACCTGTTTCCCCACCAGCTGACCTTTCACCTCAGCTGCCACAGCCAGCAGGTGCAGATGGAAAAGATCCGAAACAGCTGCACGAACCTCTCCAGAGACGTGGAAAACAAGTTCCAGCTGTATTTAGACAATGTGGGCAACAAGGTGTGTGCAACATATTGTCATTCTTGGTGTGTGTTGATTTGATATTATTTAAAATGACAGATGGATGGAATCCACTCAGTTTATGCTGGAATACACAGATCCTCTACAAGTAAAGGTCCTGCCGACAAAATCCTACTTACATAAAAATTGGATTTATTGTCCCAGAGGGAGATTTATTTTCAAAGCCATACAATAGACATACAGATATACGTACATATAtcatattatcagcaaaatatacttaaaagtGGTAGACTGATCCTTCGAAAGGATCTCAAGATGAATCTAAAGGAGTTATGAGATGAATAGTGTGGGAGAAGAGAAAAGTTGTTTCATTGAAACCATCTGATCAGTTTAGAGGGGAAATCTTTCAAAAGCTGGGAAaggaaccactggtttaatctttgtattttataactttatcctttttttcttcttcttcttctttttaaatataaaattttaatctgaaaagtaactagtaatttAAGATGTAAAATTATtgaagtggagtaaaaagtacaataattcCTTttcaaatgtagtggagtaaaagcataaagtagcataaaatggaactACTCAATTAAACTACCTCAAAAATTGTAGTAAGTTTTCAGAGTTTGTACTCTTTTGTTGCCATCCTTCCTTTAAACTCTCTGTAAACTCTGATGGAATATtccaaaaaacaaattaaatgggAAACCAGTTTCTTGAGGGAGGAAGCGGCATCAATCATGATAAATCTCCTAGCTAAAGACACCCCCCAACAGACATCCTGTGAGGGCCCCGGGGGCCTCAAcagggggggggttggggtgtGTTGTGTGGGCACCACCccccacaacaaaaacaaaaaaaatatttattttttttttttttttttttttttattcttgagAGCAATATGTCAGTTGGATAGAACTCTCACTGAGGGGTTGAAAATCATCACTTCTCCATAAACTAATTAACTCAACTTTTGTCTCCTTCCTTTTCAGAAGTCAGGTGGTAATTGTAAACTTTTGTCCATGCAGACAACATTGTAATCCAATCTAAGTTTTCAcgaaacacaaacaatgatacAATGGAAATAACCATAAACGACAATGCCAACAGCAACATAAAATTCATAACCACATGACAAATGTCTCTTTATAAAACAAGTTTCAACTTGAGTATGGCTGTAACTAAAGATTTGCAATGAAAAGATTttcataatcgattaatcgttggTCTTGCGTAAACTGCGTTGCTATGGATACACGTAATATATGCATACTGTTGGGGTAATGTCTGTTTGAATGCATGGCAAACTAACCAAACTTCATCAGacaaacacaaattgaacatgtCAAATCTGACCCCAAATCTCCAAACAAGGACAGCCATGGCACACCAACcaaacatctgtttttgttggagAGTGTTTGATGTGTTTGCAGTTTGCTTTTAAAACCTTGCTCACAATTTTAATGTTTCTTAAACTTTAGGTAGGAGTCTGACATAAGACCTTTAGCTTTTCAATACATTAATCTTTAAACTTTACTTCTGACGGGGGTTGAGCCTGAAATTAAAGCAGATAAGAAAATGTTCTTAATATTGCGTGTTACACATGAGTTTTCAAACCGCACAGTCAAATTCATCAAACTTATGAAACCATTGTGTGGCTACATTTATTCCACTGATTCAACTCCATATTTGGTAAAACAGAATAAGTGTTCACTAGCGTCACAGACACCTCAACCACTGATTTAGAATAACAATGACCAATGTGCTCTGTCCCTCAGGGAGCCATTCAGTGTAGATTTCATTCATGAACTCCCACTGTGACGTTGAGGAAAATGAACATTAAGAAACACTCACATTGATGTAGAAATAGACACATGGTAAACAAAAacttaataattataattataattattataattatattatataattatgtaaaGGCACCGTCTGAAAACACATTTGGTACAGTCGAGTATGACACATTCAACCACAGCCCATTGTATATGAGTTACTCTCCCACTTTCTGCTGTAGTCTAGAaaagaaatatatttaaaaggAAAATCATGGCATCAGATGAGTATAtatcatttattaaaaaataatatttttttcatttctaggTGGCTGAGATCCAATCCAAGTCCAGTCGTCTGGAGGTGCAAAACTCACA
The Perca fluviatilis chromosome 9, GENO_Pfluv_1.0, whole genome shotgun sequence genome window above contains:
- the plvapb gene encoding plasmalemma vesicle associated protein b, yielding MYSSSYSQAKFGLEAKVPMHKPKGKSCGYYMRIVFFFCSLIQSLIIVSLVLFLIYGQPEKSAEEKRVQELELNFNRVSENNIQLRKEKGELGAQLGARTAEKAALESELAKLKTEANNTEHTLKNKLTICESKVSMMMRRSTLAIQPPPVATTTNEMNSLKTLNARQKAMINLIESNFTQMVQYLSQERDKALREQDTHQQDAITLRRENRELKEQLTTYTRKCKEDFAHSLDGIKTVTSEFLNKINNLFPHQLTFHLSCHSQQVQMEKIRNSCTNLSRDVENKFQLYLDNVGNKVAEIQSKSSRLEVQNSQLTSDLQQCERKHSETVTEAAKQLQLKQKTHDDQVEKILIEQNRLREQNKLQEDSLALRDKELQRLLSAQPNFKTGVPKAASLQASIGEPGISKTPTVR